The following proteins come from a genomic window of Candidatus Lokiarchaeota archaeon:
- a CDS encoding NAD(P)H-binding protein, with amino-acid sequence MSSSRNALVVGSTGYIGKRLVEKLISEGYSVTATYRSNDKLLANDWATHPRVTSVKVDVLDKESLLDACSGCASAFYLVHSMYAGEKYRELDRIGSTNMRETAEELGLNRIVYLSGLGNISEDTSEHLRSREEVNQILREGSVPVTTFRAAMIVGEGSASFEIMRYLVERLPIMTPPRWVRTKTQPIAVSNVMEYLAGCLEQPETIGEEFDIGGRDVVTYQKLMRIYAEEAELPRRIVIPIPVLTTGLSSYWVGLITPVPSEIAVPLIEGLRTETATREDSITRLIPQKLLSSREAIRLALQGTFQRARGESIKGEAEPAEWIRKGDPAWAGGSFFHLWFRELVPTSAERLWNSMLHSIASNGHNYGSNMWYIRGLLDELTGSQGFRRNAHPSEDIQPGKNTDAWTIRQVKQHRFLVLESDLREPNISSLYFRLKQKSSTATAFELELRYLARGFAGLALW; translated from the coding sequence ATGAGTTCTTCTAGGAATGCCCTTGTTGTAGGTTCTACCGGATACATAGGGAAACGTCTTGTAGAGAAGCTCATATCTGAGGGGTATTCTGTCACAGCCACTTACAGGAGCAATGACAAGCTCCTCGCAAATGATTGGGCGACCCATCCAAGAGTAACTTCAGTCAAAGTTGACGTCTTGGATAAGGAGAGTCTGTTGGATGCATGTTCAGGATGCGCTAGTGCTTTCTATCTGGTTCATTCAATGTATGCCGGAGAAAAATATAGGGAACTCGATCGTATAGGTTCAACAAATATGCGGGAGACGGCGGAGGAACTAGGACTAAACAGAATAGTCTACCTCAGCGGACTTGGGAACATCTCAGAGGACACAAGCGAACACTTGAGGTCTCGAGAAGAAGTAAATCAGATTCTCAGAGAAGGCAGCGTTCCAGTGACAACTTTTCGAGCAGCTATGATAGTAGGAGAGGGAAGTGCGTCATTTGAGATCATGCGTTATCTTGTCGAGAGACTCCCGATTATGACGCCTCCAAGATGGGTGAGAACAAAAACACAACCAATTGCTGTTAGCAATGTCATGGAATACCTTGCAGGATGTCTTGAACAACCTGAGACTATAGGTGAGGAGTTTGACATTGGGGGTAGAGATGTAGTCACATATCAAAAGCTAATGAGAATTTATGCTGAAGAAGCTGAACTCCCCAGACGAATTGTCATTCCTATACCTGTGCTTACCACCGGATTGAGCTCCTATTGGGTTGGTCTCATTACTCCAGTTCCATCAGAGATAGCTGTGCCCCTAATTGAAGGGCTCCGCACTGAAACGGCCACGAGAGAGGACAGCATTACCCGACTGATTCCTCAAAAGCTTCTATCTTCACGAGAAGCAATCCGGCTTGCTCTTCAGGGAACCTTTCAACGAGCACGAGGTGAATCTATCAAAGGAGAAGCTGAGCCAGCTGAGTGGATTCGAAAAGGAGATCCAGCTTGGGCAGGGGGATCATTTTTCCATCTTTGGTTTAGAGAGTTGGTTCCCACATCTGCAGAAAGGCTATGGAACTCAATGCTACACTCCATTGCTTCGAATGGGCATAACTATGGGAGCAATATGTGGTACATTCGCGGCTTACTGGACGAATTGACCGGAAGTCAAGGATTCCGAAGAAATGCACATCCTTCTGAAGATATTCAACCCGGTAAGAATACAGATGCCTGGACGATAAGACAGGTGAAACAGCATAGATTTCTAGTACTTGAATCAGACCTTAGAGAACCGAACATCAGTTCTCTATACTTTAGACTGAAACAGAAATCATCAACAGCAACTGCTTTCGAATTGGAATTACGATATTTGGCTCGAGGGTTTGCCGGTCTTGCACTATGGT